A region of Beijerinckia sp. 28-YEA-48 DNA encodes the following proteins:
- the carB gene encoding carbamoyl-phosphate synthase large subunit — MPKRTDIETIMIIGAGPIIIGQACEFDYSGTQACKALREEGYRIVLVNSNPATIMTDPDMADRTYVEPITPEIVAKIIEKERGDRSKGFALLPTMGGQTALNCALSLKQMGVLETYDIEMIGATAEAIDKAEDRQLFREAMKKIGLDTPRSRLANASDLKKADKDEFHRQQAAVAAQHSDPVERQRAVEASAREWQSKEAERKRRYVSKGLQEALEAIDDIGLPAIIRPSFTMGGTGGGIAYDKNEYIDIVQSGLDASPTTEVLIEESVLGWKEYEMEVVRDKADNCIIICSIENLDPMGVHTGDSITVAPALTLTDKEYQIMRDASIAVLREIGVETGGSNVQFAVNPENGRMIVIEMNPRVSRSSALASKATGFPIAKVAAKLAVGYTLDEIANDITGGATPASFEPTIDYVVTKIPRFAFEKFPGAEPILTTAMKSVGEAMAIGRTFAESLQKALRSLETGLSGLDPFEIDGIGRGDDMNVLRRALGTPTPDRLLVVGQALRMGMSVEDIYDACRIDRWFLERLAEIIALEKRVAAHGLPQDADNLRMLKAAGFSDLRLASLTNGHEEDVRKLRHDLGVRPVYKRIDTCAAEFASPTAYMYSTYETPFAGQLACEARPSDKEKIVILGGGPNRIGQGIEFDYCCVHACFALSDVGYETIMINCNPETVSTDYDTSDRLYFEPLTAEDVLEIMDKERENGTVKGAIVQFGGQTPLKLSHALEDAGITILGTSVESIDLAEDRDQFKRLLDRLRLKQPNNAIAYSVEQARLVANELGLPLVVRPSYVLGGRAMAIIRDDAAFDDYLLGTLPGLIPSDVKARYPNDKTGQINTVLGKNPLLFDRYLSDALEVDVDCLCDGKDVFIAGIMEHIEEAGIHSGDSACSLPPRSLTPETLARLEDQTRKLALGLKVGGLMNVQYAIKDGEIYVLEVNPRASRTVPFVAKVVGHPFAKIASRIMAGESLASFGLKPAELKHVGVKEAVFPFARFPGVDTVLGPEMRSTGEVIGLDRNFEIAFAKSQLGGGTKVPTSGTVFVSVRDADKARVLDALKLLSSNGFKVVATSGTQRFLEAGGVPAQRINKVSEGRPHVVDAISNGAIQLVFNTTEGAQALLDSRSLRRAALLHKVPYYTTLAGALAAAQGIRAYKGGDLEVRALQDYFDPAAAS; from the coding sequence ATGCCGAAACGCACGGATATTGAAACGATCATGATCATCGGAGCCGGGCCGATCATTATCGGCCAGGCCTGCGAATTCGACTATTCGGGGACGCAAGCGTGTAAGGCGCTGCGCGAGGAAGGCTACCGGATCGTTCTGGTCAATTCCAACCCGGCGACGATCATGACCGACCCGGACATGGCCGACCGGACCTATGTCGAGCCGATCACGCCGGAGATCGTTGCCAAGATCATCGAGAAAGAGCGCGGCGACCGTTCGAAGGGCTTCGCCCTGCTGCCGACCATGGGCGGCCAGACGGCGCTGAATTGCGCCCTGTCGCTGAAGCAGATGGGCGTGCTCGAGACCTACGACATCGAGATGATTGGCGCGACGGCGGAAGCCATCGACAAAGCCGAGGATCGCCAGCTGTTCCGCGAGGCGATGAAGAAGATCGGCCTGGACACGCCGCGCTCGCGGCTGGCCAATGCCTCCGACCTGAAGAAGGCGGACAAGGACGAATTCCATCGCCAGCAGGCGGCCGTTGCCGCGCAGCATAGCGATCCGGTCGAGCGCCAGCGGGCGGTCGAGGCGTCGGCGCGCGAGTGGCAGTCGAAAGAGGCGGAGCGCAAGCGCCGCTATGTGTCGAAGGGCTTGCAGGAAGCGCTGGAAGCCATCGACGACATTGGTCTGCCGGCGATCATCCGGCCATCGTTCACGATGGGCGGCACCGGCGGCGGCATCGCCTATGACAAGAACGAATATATCGACATCGTGCAGAGCGGGCTCGACGCCTCGCCGACGACGGAAGTGCTGATCGAGGAAAGCGTTCTCGGCTGGAAGGAATATGAGATGGAAGTGGTCCGCGATAAGGCGGACAATTGCATCATCATCTGCTCCATCGAAAACCTTGATCCGATGGGCGTGCACACGGGCGACTCGATCACCGTCGCGCCGGCGCTGACGCTGACCGACAAAGAATATCAGATCATGCGCGATGCCTCGATCGCGGTGTTGCGCGAGATCGGCGTCGAGACCGGTGGTTCGAACGTGCAGTTCGCCGTCAATCCCGAGAACGGTCGCATGATCGTCATCGAGATGAATCCGCGCGTCTCGCGTTCGTCGGCGCTGGCCTCCAAGGCGACGGGCTTCCCGATCGCCAAGGTCGCGGCGAAACTCGCCGTCGGCTACACGCTTGACGAGATCGCCAACGACATCACCGGCGGCGCCACGCCGGCGTCGTTCGAGCCGACCATCGATTATGTGGTCACCAAGATTCCGCGCTTTGCCTTCGAGAAGTTCCCGGGCGCCGAGCCCATTCTGACGACGGCGATGAAATCGGTCGGCGAGGCCATGGCCATCGGCCGTACCTTCGCTGAATCGCTGCAGAAGGCGCTGCGCTCGCTGGAAACGGGCCTCTCCGGCCTCGATCCGTTCGAAATCGATGGCATCGGCCGTGGCGACGACATGAATGTGCTGCGTCGGGCGCTTGGCACGCCGACGCCCGATCGCCTGCTTGTCGTCGGGCAGGCGCTGCGCATGGGCATGTCGGTCGAAGACATCTATGACGCTTGCCGGATCGATCGCTGGTTCCTGGAACGACTGGCTGAAATCATCGCGCTGGAAAAGCGCGTCGCCGCCCATGGCCTGCCGCAGGATGCCGACAATCTGCGTATGCTGAAGGCTGCCGGTTTCTCCGATCTGCGGTTGGCGTCGTTGACCAACGGCCACGAAGAAGACGTGCGCAAGCTGCGCCACGATCTCGGTGTGCGCCCGGTTTACAAGCGCATCGACACCTGCGCGGCGGAGTTCGCTTCGCCCACGGCCTATATGTATTCGACCTATGAAACGCCTTTCGCCGGCCAGCTGGCCTGCGAAGCGCGCCCGTCGGACAAGGAAAAGATCGTCATCCTCGGTGGCGGTCCGAACCGTATCGGTCAGGGTATCGAGTTCGACTATTGCTGCGTGCACGCCTGTTTCGCGCTGTCGGATGTCGGCTACGAAACCATCATGATCAATTGCAATCCGGAGACGGTGTCGACCGACTACGACACATCGGACCGGTTGTATTTCGAGCCGCTGACGGCCGAAGACGTGCTTGAGATCATGGACAAGGAACGCGAGAACGGCACGGTCAAGGGCGCCATCGTCCAGTTCGGCGGCCAGACGCCGCTGAAACTGTCGCATGCGCTGGAAGACGCCGGGATCACCATTCTCGGCACCTCGGTCGAGTCGATCGATCTCGCCGAAGACCGCGATCAGTTCAAGCGTCTGCTCGATCGGCTGCGGTTGAAGCAGCCCAACAATGCCATTGCCTATTCGGTCGAACAGGCGCGGCTTGTGGCCAACGAGCTTGGCCTGCCGCTGGTCGTGCGGCCGAGCTATGTGCTCGGCGGACGCGCCATGGCGATCATTCGTGACGATGCGGCGTTCGACGACTATCTGCTTGGCACCTTGCCGGGCCTGATCCCCTCCGACGTCAAGGCGCGCTATCCCAACGACAAGACCGGCCAGATCAACACGGTTCTGGGCAAGAACCCGTTGCTGTTCGATCGCTATCTGTCGGACGCGCTGGAAGTCGACGTCGACTGCCTGTGCGATGGCAAGGACGTGTTCATCGCCGGCATCATGGAACATATCGAGGAAGCCGGCATTCACTCCGGTGACTCGGCCTGTTCGCTGCCGCCGCGTTCTCTAACGCCCGAAACCCTGGCGCGGCTCGAGGATCAGACCCGCAAGCTCGCCCTGGGGCTCAAGGTCGGCGGCCTGATGAACGTGCAATACGCCATCAAGGATGGCGAGATTTACGTGCTCGAAGTCAACCCGCGCGCTTCGCGCACGGTGCCCTTCGTCGCCAAGGTGGTGGGCCACCCGTTCGCCAAGATCGCCTCCCGCATTATGGCTGGCGAATCGCTCGCCTCCTTCGGCCTCAAGCCGGCGGAGCTGAAGCATGTGGGCGTCAAGGAAGCGGTGTTTCCGTTCGCCCGTTTCCCCGGTGTCGACACGGTGCTCGGGCCGGAAATGCGCTCGACCGGTGAAGTCATCGGGCTCGACCGTAATTTCGAGATCGCCTTCGCCAAAAGCCAGCTCGGTGGTGGCACCAAGGTGCCGACCAGCGGCACGGTGTTCGTTTCGGTCCGGGATGCCGACAAGGCGCGCGTGCTGGACGCCCTCAAACTGCTGTCGAGCAACGGCTTCAAAGTGGTGGCGACTAGCGGGACCCAGCGGTTCCTGGAAGCCGGCGGCGTGCCGGCCCAACGGATCAACAAAGTGTCGGAAGGGCGCCCACACGTGGTCGACGCCATCAGCAATGGCGCTATCCAGCTGGTGTTCAACACCACGGAAGGCGCGCAGGCGCTGCTCGATTCGCGCTCGTTGCGCCGGGCGGCGCTGCTCCACAAGGTGCCCTATTACACCACTCTGGCCGGCGCCTTGGCCGCGGCCCAGGGGATCAGGGCCTATAAGGGGGGCGACCTGGAGGTCAGGGCCCTGCAGGATTATTTCGATCCTGCGGCTGCATCGTAA
- the greA gene encoding transcription elongation factor GreA: MMEKVPMTEVGYQSLETELKRRQQEDRPRIIQQIAEARSHGDLSENAEYHAAKEAQSHNEGRIAELEDKLSRAEVIDLTKLSGNTVKFGATVTLIDEDTEEEKKYQIVGEPEADVKSGRVSITSPIARALIGKKVGDSVEVIAPGGGKSYEIMKIQFG, encoded by the coding sequence ATGATGGAAAAAGTTCCGATGACCGAGGTCGGTTACCAGTCGCTGGAAACGGAGCTGAAGCGCCGCCAGCAAGAGGATCGTCCGCGCATCATCCAGCAAATCGCCGAGGCGCGTTCGCACGGCGATCTGTCCGAAAATGCCGAATATCATGCGGCCAAGGAAGCTCAGTCGCACAACGAGGGCCGGATCGCCGAGCTTGAGGACAAGCTGTCGCGCGCCGAGGTCATCGACCTGACCAAGTTGTCGGGAAATACCGTGAAATTCGGCGCCACCGTCACGTTGATCGACGAGGACACCGAGGAAGAGAAGAAATACCAGATCGTCGGCGAGCCGGAGGCCGACGTGAAGTCTGGCCGCGTGTCCATCACCTCGCCGATCGCCCGCGCGCTGATCGGCAAGAAGGTCGGTGATTCCGTCGAAGTGATCGCGCCAGGTGGCGGCAAGAGCTACGAGATCATGAAGATCCAATTCGGCTGA
- a CDS encoding mitochondrial fission ELM1 family protein, whose product MQAPLLSPATRVLVFGSGLAGHEANAIGVAGALVPGYATVRVAPRPLFAATAPWGFVDPGDFARVPDVDIAIACGRVTVPYLRAIKRRSGGRTLTVFLQDPRAWRGTFDLIWVPEHDKLRGANVMTTAVSPHSVSPGILSYGRATPDPRLAPLPTPRVAMVLGGDSGAHRFEANDIAALAEIAGEIAASGAGLMVTASRRTPAALTAAIRAAVGAAVGDGENIFIWDGTGENPYRAMLALADSIIVTGDSVNMCGEACATGVPVHIYEPTGGSPKITRFIDGLVAHGAARRWAGQLESWSYAPLDATGDIAAEVARRYLAHHA is encoded by the coding sequence ATGCAGGCGCCGCTGCTGTCACCAGCGACACGAGTGTTGGTTTTCGGGTCCGGCCTCGCCGGGCATGAGGCCAATGCCATCGGTGTCGCCGGCGCCCTGGTACCGGGTTATGCGACCGTGCGCGTGGCGCCGCGCCCGCTGTTTGCCGCGACGGCGCCCTGGGGCTTTGTCGATCCCGGTGACTTTGCTCGCGTTCCCGACGTCGATATCGCCATCGCTTGCGGTCGCGTCACGGTGCCTTATCTGCGCGCCATCAAGCGGCGGTCGGGCGGGCGGACGCTCACTGTCTTCCTGCAGGATCCGCGCGCCTGGCGCGGTACATTCGATCTGATCTGGGTGCCGGAACACGACAAGCTGCGTGGCGCCAATGTGATGACGACGGCAGTTTCGCCACACTCGGTTTCGCCCGGCATTCTGTCCTATGGGCGCGCCACGCCTGATCCACGGCTGGCGCCTCTGCCGACGCCACGCGTCGCCATGGTGCTGGGGGGGGACAGCGGCGCGCATCGTTTTGAAGCAAACGACATCGCTGCGCTTGCCGAAATCGCCGGTGAGATCGCCGCCTCGGGCGCCGGCCTGATGGTGACGGCGTCCCGGCGGACGCCGGCGGCCCTGACGGCGGCGATCCGCGCGGCGGTGGGCGCGGCGGTTGGCGATGGTGAGAATATCTTCATCTGGGACGGCACGGGCGAAAATCCTTATCGCGCCATGCTGGCTCTGGCTGATTCCATCATTGTCACCGGCGACAGCGTCAATATGTGTGGCGAAGCCTGCGCCACCGGCGTGCCGGTGCATATTTACGAGCCGACTGGCGGCTCACCCAAGATCACCCGTTTCATCGATGGTCTTGTCGCCCATGGCGCGGCGCGGCGTTGGGCGGGGCAATTGGAAAGCTGGTCCTATGCGCCGCTTGATGCGACGGGCGATATCGCGGCGGAAGTGGCGCGGCGCTATCTGGCGCACCACGCCTAA
- a CDS encoding 2OG-Fe(II) oxygenase, whose product MTAASPASADQIAKTFCASIDAARPFDQPYRHFLMDDLFPAGVSEALNTLPFRAPSTDGVSGKRELHNDTRSYFDEANMTRFPVMREVAKALHGRDVTSAIAAKFGAPIDDTLLRLEYALDIDGFWLQPHTDLGVKKFTCLIYLSDEPGHEELGTDIYADEKTHFGRSPFIPNTAMVFVPGNNTWHGFVNRPIIGVRKSVILNYVTHDWRAREQLSFADQPVRV is encoded by the coding sequence ATGACAGCAGCTTCTCCGGCTTCGGCCGACCAAATTGCCAAAACCTTCTGCGCATCGATCGATGCGGCGCGGCCCTTTGATCAGCCCTATCGGCATTTCCTGATGGACGACCTGTTTCCGGCGGGCGTGTCGGAAGCGTTGAACACTTTGCCCTTCCGTGCGCCTTCGACCGATGGCGTTTCAGGCAAGCGCGAATTGCACAACGATACGCGGTCGTATTTCGACGAAGCCAACATGACCCGCTTCCCGGTCATGCGTGAAGTCGCCAAGGCGCTGCATGGACGCGACGTCACCAGCGCCATCGCCGCGAAATTCGGCGCGCCGATCGACGACACGTTGCTGCGTCTCGAATATGCTCTCGATATCGATGGCTTCTGGCTGCAGCCGCACACCGATCTCGGCGTCAAGAAATTCACCTGCCTGATCTATCTGTCCGATGAACCGGGACATGAAGAGCTCGGCACCGACATTTATGCCGACGAGAAGACTCACTTCGGCCGCTCGCCCTTCATTCCCAACACCGCGATGGTGTTCGTGCCCGGCAACAACACCTGGCACGGCTTCGTCAACCGCCCGATCATCGGCGTGCGCAAATCGGTCATTCTCAATTATGTGACGCACGACTGGCGCGCTCGCGAACAGCTGTCCTTCGCCGATCAGCCTGTCCGCGTTTGA
- a CDS encoding alpha/beta hydrolase: MKRALIGAMALAAGLLLPAAYASAQVPQDIAAKLKEIGRAVAPPPTAALYLPLQGTDPYPGVDVKRDIKYGPDARNLLDVVTASGAAGGARPVLVFVHGGGFVAGNKTAANSPFYGNVPTWAVKNGFVGVSMTYRLAPQNPWPAGRDDVAAAINWVRDNIASYGGDPQRIFLMGHSAGAIHVASYVAQVAEKGESPIGGALMVSALYDFTPENISNAERAYFGEDRARLAEGSSLPHLSKAKFPLLVAHAELDPLNFVAQSELANKTLCAAQKCPRFVRLADHSHMSEIYAVGTADTSLTREILAFTRGVQ, translated from the coding sequence ATGAAACGCGCGTTGATCGGGGCCATGGCGCTTGCTGCGGGCCTTCTGCTTCCGGCGGCCTATGCCAGCGCCCAAGTGCCGCAGGACATCGCCGCGAAACTGAAGGAGATCGGCCGCGCGGTGGCGCCGCCGCCGACCGCTGCGCTCTATCTGCCCTTGCAAGGCACCGATCCCTATCCCGGTGTCGACGTGAAGCGCGACATCAAATACGGCCCCGACGCGCGCAATCTTCTCGATGTCGTCACCGCCTCGGGCGCCGCGGGTGGTGCGCGCCCAGTGCTCGTCTTCGTTCATGGTGGCGGGTTCGTTGCCGGCAATAAGACGGCTGCGAATTCGCCCTTCTACGGCAATGTGCCGACATGGGCGGTGAAGAACGGTTTCGTTGGTGTCAGCATGACCTATCGGTTGGCGCCGCAAAATCCATGGCCGGCGGGCCGCGATGACGTGGCGGCGGCGATCAACTGGGTGCGCGACAACATCGCTTCATACGGCGGCGATCCACAGCGCATCTTTCTCATGGGTCATTCGGCTGGCGCCATCCATGTGGCGAGCTATGTCGCGCAGGTTGCCGAAAAAGGCGAAAGCCCGATCGGTGGCGCACTGATGGTGTCGGCGCTGTATGACTTCACGCCCGAGAACATCAGCAACGCGGAGCGCGCTTATTTCGGCGAGGACCGCGCCCGGTTGGCGGAGGGGTCTTCGCTGCCGCATCTTTCGAAAGCGAAGTTCCCGTTGTTGGTCGCGCATGCGGAACTCGATCCGCTGAATTTCGTCGCGCAATCGGAATTGGCCAACAAGACATTATGCGCGGCGCAGAAATGCCCGCGCTTCGTGCGGCTGGCCGATCACAGTCACATGTCCGAAATCTATGCGGTCGGCACAGCTGATACGTCACTGACCAGGGAAATTTTGGCTTTTACGCGCGGCGTTCAATAG
- the carA gene encoding glutamine-hydrolyzing carbamoyl-phosphate synthase small subunit: protein MTNVQAKPEVTGWTKPAPTALLVLADGTVIEGYGLGATGQAIGEVCFNTAMTGYQEILTDPSYAGQIITFTFPHVGNVGTNEEDIETVNMAAASGARGIIVHAPVTDPSNFRATRHLDQWLKARNIIGLSGLDTRALTALIREKGMPNAVIAHAPDGKFDLAALKKEAAAWPGIDGMDLVPDVTTAQRYTWDETTWVLGEGYGRQTDPQYRVVAVDYGVKRNILRLLAKAGCAVTVVSATTPAQDILALKPDGVFLSNGPGDPAETGKYAVPVIQSLLDAKVPTFGICLGHQMMALAVGAKTEKMHQGHHGANHPVMDYTTGKVEIVSMNHGFAVDSKTLPKNAKETHRSLFDGSNCGIALEDRPAFSVQHHPEASPGPQDSHYLFKRFVELMQKSKKAA from the coding sequence ATGACCAACGTTCAAGCGAAGCCGGAAGTCACCGGCTGGACCAAACCCGCGCCAACCGCCCTTCTGGTACTCGCCGACGGCACGGTGATCGAGGGCTACGGCCTCGGCGCCACCGGCCAGGCCATCGGCGAAGTCTGTTTCAACACCGCCATGACGGGCTACCAGGAAATCCTGACCGATCCGTCCTATGCCGGCCAGATCATCACGTTCACCTTCCCCCATGTCGGCAACGTCGGCACCAACGAGGAAGATATCGAGACCGTCAACATGGCGGCCGCCTCCGGCGCCCGTGGCATCATCGTCCACGCCCCGGTGACCGATCCGTCCAACTTCCGCGCCACGCGCCATCTCGACCAATGGCTGAAGGCCCGCAACATCATCGGCCTCAGCGGTCTCGACACCCGAGCTCTGACCGCGCTGATCCGCGAAAAAGGCATGCCCAATGCGGTCATCGCCCATGCACCCGACGGCAAGTTCGACCTCGCGGCTCTGAAAAAAGAAGCCGCCGCCTGGCCCGGCATCGACGGCATGGATCTCGTGCCTGATGTCACCACCGCGCAGCGCTACACCTGGGACGAGACGACCTGGGTGCTAGGCGAGGGCTATGGTCGCCAGACCGATCCGCAGTATCGCGTCGTCGCCGTCGACTACGGCGTCAAGCGCAACATCCTACGGCTGCTCGCCAAGGCCGGCTGCGCCGTCACCGTCGTGTCGGCCACCACGCCCGCGCAAGACATTCTCGCTTTGAAGCCCGACGGCGTGTTCCTGTCGAATGGACCGGGCGATCCGGCCGAAACCGGCAAATATGCCGTGCCGGTCATCCAGTCATTGCTCGACGCGAAAGTGCCGACCTTCGGCATCTGCCTCGGCCACCAGATGATGGCGCTCGCCGTTGGCGCCAAGACCGAGAAAATGCACCAGGGCCACCATGGCGCCAACCATCCGGTGATGGACTACACCACCGGCAAGGTTGAAATCGTCTCGATGAATCACGGCTTCGCCGTCGACAGCAAGACTTTGCCGAAGAACGCCAAGGAAACCCATCGCTCCTTGTTCGACGGCTCCAACTGCGGCATCGCGCTGGAAGATCGCCCGGCCTTCTCCGTGCAGCATCATCCCGAAGCGAGCCCCGGCCCGCAGGATTCGCACTATCTGTTCAAACGCTTCGTCGAACTGATGCAGAAGTCGAAGAAAGCCGCGTAA
- a CDS encoding GatB/YqeY domain-containing protein, protein MRERFTTVMKEAMKAGDKRRLATVRMIQAALKDKDIEARGLGKTVSDDDILALLQKMVKSRQESADIYGKAGRPELETQEREEIAIINEFLPQQLSEDEVKAAIAAAISETGATSMKDMGKVVAALKAKYTGQLDFAKASALVKGMLGS, encoded by the coding sequence ATGCGCGAGCGGTTCACCACGGTCATGAAAGAGGCGATGAAGGCTGGGGACAAGCGGCGCCTGGCGACGGTGCGCATGATCCAGGCCGCCCTGAAGGACAAGGATATCGAGGCGCGCGGGCTGGGCAAAACCGTCTCGGACGATGATATTCTGGCGTTATTGCAGAAAATGGTGAAGAGCCGGCAGGAATCCGCCGACATCTACGGCAAGGCCGGGCGGCCGGAGCTGGAGACGCAGGAACGCGAGGAAATCGCCATTATCAACGAGTTTCTGCCCCAGCAGCTCAGCGAAGATGAAGTTAAGGCCGCCATCGCGGCTGCCATCAGCGAGACCGGCGCCACGTCGATGAAGGACATGGGCAAGGTCGTTGCTGCGCTCAAGGCAAAATACACCGGCCAGCTCGACTTTGCGAAGGCCAGTGCGCTCGTCAAGGGCATGCTGGGCAGCTGA
- the dnaG gene encoding DNA primase — translation MRFTPSLLEEIKARLPVSEVVRRRVQLKKSGREFSGLSPFSQEKSPSFFVNDQKMAWFDFSSGQNGNIFDFVMRTEGLTFPEAVERLAAEAGVPLPKSTPENIEREKKRTTLQEVLELSAKFFEEQLQARNGAKARGYLAGRGMGASVQKQFRLGYSPDERFALRDYLAGKGASAEMMIEAGMLIHGEDIAVPYDRFRDRVMFPICDRAGKVIAFGGRALEKDVPAKYLNSPETPLYHKGSVLYNQHNARKAAHEADGQVIVVEGYVDAIAMTGVGFANVVAPCGTALTPDQCENLWRMAEEPILCFDGDKAGRKAAHRAIDTALPMIGPGKSLRFAFLPDGQDPDDLARSGGQEAIGAVLAAARPLADVLWTRESEAGPLDTPERRAALERRLNTVVREITDETLRRYYLDDMRSRLDALLGPRRGGGAGGFQAKGQRQGAAPGRAPGKRFQPPGAAQGYRFLSPGVSSSIAKSVLFTRAGGFPARESMILLLFANHAELLARHSEDLASLECTNKDAARLRDALATLAADRLDSDIEIRAALTEMGLGPDLHKAEAMVGVASLWVLKPAAALEDAEVALQQALVLHRRALALNRELKSAELALAEDATEENVARLREIQSELSTIDGREAALEGFGFMSGRLSRAL, via the coding sequence ATGCGATTTACACCGTCCCTGCTTGAAGAGATCAAAGCACGGCTTCCCGTATCGGAAGTCGTGCGTCGGCGCGTGCAATTGAAGAAGTCTGGCCGTGAGTTCAGCGGCTTGTCGCCTTTCTCCCAGGAAAAGTCGCCGTCGTTTTTCGTCAACGACCAGAAAATGGCCTGGTTCGATTTCTCCTCCGGCCAGAACGGCAACATCTTCGACTTCGTCATGCGCACCGAAGGGCTGACGTTCCCCGAAGCGGTGGAGCGGCTGGCGGCGGAAGCGGGTGTGCCGCTGCCGAAATCGACGCCCGAAAATATCGAGCGCGAAAAGAAACGCACGACCTTGCAGGAAGTTCTCGAACTTTCGGCGAAGTTTTTCGAGGAGCAATTGCAGGCGCGTAACGGCGCCAAGGCGCGCGGTTATCTGGCCGGCCGGGGCATGGGCGCATCGGTGCAAAAGCAGTTCCGGCTCGGCTATTCGCCCGACGAGCGATTCGCTCTGCGCGACTATCTTGCCGGTAAAGGCGCCAGCGCCGAGATGATGATCGAGGCCGGCATGCTGATCCACGGCGAGGATATCGCCGTGCCTTACGACCGGTTCCGCGACCGCGTGATGTTCCCGATCTGCGACCGGGCCGGCAAGGTGATCGCTTTCGGTGGCCGGGCGCTGGAAAAGGATGTTCCTGCTAAATATCTGAATTCACCCGAAACACCGCTCTATCACAAGGGCTCGGTGCTGTATAACCAACACAATGCCCGCAAGGCGGCGCACGAGGCCGATGGCCAGGTGATCGTGGTTGAGGGCTATGTCGACGCCATCGCCATGACGGGTGTCGGCTTCGCCAATGTGGTGGCGCCTTGTGGCACGGCGCTGACGCCGGACCAGTGCGAGAACCTCTGGCGCATGGCCGAAGAGCCGATCCTGTGTTTCGACGGCGACAAGGCCGGTCGCAAGGCGGCCCATCGGGCTATCGACACGGCCTTGCCGATGATCGGGCCGGGTAAGAGCCTGCGATTTGCCTTTCTGCCCGACGGACAGGACCCGGACGATCTCGCCCGCAGCGGCGGGCAGGAGGCGATCGGCGCTGTTTTGGCCGCGGCGCGACCGCTGGCCGATGTTTTGTGGACGCGCGAGAGCGAGGCCGGCCCCCTGGATACGCCGGAACGGCGTGCGGCGCTTGAACGCAGGCTCAATACCGTCGTTCGCGAAATCACCGACGAGACCCTGCGGCGCTACTATCTCGACGACATGCGATCGCGGCTCGACGCCCTGCTTGGGCCGCGTCGGGGCGGTGGCGCGGGGGGCTTCCAGGCAAAGGGCCAGCGGCAAGGTGCTGCCCCTGGGCGGGCGCCTGGCAAGCGTTTTCAACCGCCGGGGGCGGCGCAGGGCTATCGGTTTCTGTCGCCAGGCGTCAGTTCCAGCATTGCAAAATCAGTGCTTTTCACGCGCGCGGGCGGGTTTCCGGCTCGGGAATCGATGATTCTGCTGTTGTTTGCCAATCACGCGGAACTGCTGGCCCGGCATAGCGAGGATTTGGCCAGCCTCGAATGCACCAATAAGGACGCCGCCCGCCTGCGCGATGCGCTGGCGACCCTGGCGGCCGACCGGCTGGACAGCGATATCGAGATCCGGGCTGCCCTGACCGAAATGGGGCTGGGCCCCGATCTCCATAAGGCCGAGGCCATGGTTGGCGTGGCCTCGCTCTGGGTGCTAAAGCCGGCAGCGGCCCTGGAAGACGCAGAAGTGGCTCTGCAACAGGCTCTGGTCTTGCATCGGCGGGCCTTAGCGTTAAATAGAGAGCTTAAATCGGCTGAATTAGCGCTTGCCGAGGACGCCACCGAAGAGAACGTCGCCCGCCTCAGGGAAATTCAGTCGGAGCTTTCAACCATCGACGGCCGCGAGGCCGCATTGGAAGGGTTCGGGTTCATGTCCGGTCGGTTGAGCCGGGCATTGTAA